CCGTACGGGTGCCGGAGAACCTGGCCGACCGGATCCAGGTGATGGACCAGCCGTCGGTCGAGCGGTTCACCCGGACCCAGAAGCTGGTCACCGGACTCCGCGGTTCGTACGGCGGGGTGCTGATGTTCGGCCTGGCCACCACGTTGGCCGGAATGCCGCTGATCAACCCGATCTCGCTGGGTGCCGGTGCGCTGTTCGGCGGCAAGAGCGTGCGCGACGAGGGCAAGTCGCTACTGAAGCGGCGCCAGGCGGCGGTCAAGACGGCGACCCAGCGGCACGTCGACGACTTCTTCCTCCGGCTGAGCAAGGACTGCAAGGACACCGCCCGGCAGGTGCAGCGGATGCTCCGGGACCACTTCACCGGGCTGACCGAGGAGTTGCAGGAGGGGATCGTGCGGTCGTTCCGCAGCGCCAAGCAGGCGGCGGAGGCCGACGCGGCAGAGCGTGACCAGCGGCACCGGCGGATCGCGCTGGAGATGAAGCGCCTCGCGGACCTCTACGAGCAGTCCCAGGCGCTGGTCGGCGCCCAGAGCGTCGCCGCCGGGCCGACCGGCCTGGAGCCGGGGCCGTGAGCCGGGCGAACGGGCTGGACGAGTCGACCTGGGATCTCCTGCACGAGGCGCTGGAGCTGTATCGGGACCATCCTCGGGCCGTCGACCAGTTGAACCGTCAGCTCGGCCGGTTCTCCGAGCCGCTGCGGATCGCCGTCGCCGGCCCGTGGCGGTCGGGCAAGTCCACCCTGCTCAACGCGATCATGGGCGAGGAGGTCGCCCCGGTCGAGGTGGCGGACGGCCGCCAGGTCTTCACCTGGTACGAGGACGGGCCGGCACCCCGGGTCACCGCGTACCCGGCCACCGGCTCGCCCCGGGACCTCGCGGTGAGCCGGAGCGGCGGCGGCATCCGGGTCGACCTGGGTGGTGGCCGGTGGGACCAGGTCGACGACATCGTGGTGCAGTGGCCGGCCCGGGCCCTGCGGCACGCCATCCTGATCGATACCCCGGCGGTGACTCCCGGGATCGACGACGTCCTGGCTGGCGGCGACGACGAGCACTCAGGTGACGGCCGCTCCGGCGAGCGGCGGCTGGCGCTCGGTGCCGGGCCGGCCGCCAACGCGATCGCGGGGCTGCCCGGTGGCGGTGGTGCCGGGCTGTCCGACGGCGGCTCGGCGACGATAGACCGGATCGTCCGCGAGGCCGACGCGGTGCTCTACCTGAGCCGGGACGGCCGGGGCGACGACCTGCGGCTGCTCCAGACCGCGCTGCCGGGCACGGTCGCCCGGGCGGCGCCGGTCAACGTACTCCTGGTGCTGTCCCGGGTCGACGAACTCGCCGGTGGTCGGGTGGACGCGCTGCTGACCGCCCGGCAGCTCGCCCGGCGGCACCGGCGCGATCCGAGGATCAACTCGCAGTGCCTGAGTGTGGTCGCGCTCGGTGGTCTCGTCGCGCTGGCGGGGCGGATGCTGAGCGAGCCGGAGTTCGCCGCGCTGGCCGTACTGGCCGGGCTCGAACGGGCGGAGACGGACCGGGTTCTGCTCTCCACCGACCGGTTCACCGCCGCCGACTTCCCGGTCCCGCTCGACGTCGAGACCCGGCGTGGGCTGCTGGACCGGCTGGGCATCTTCGGGGTACGCCTCTCCACCACCCTGATCCGGACCGGTTGCGACAGCCGGGGCAAGCTCGCCGCCGAACTGGTCCGGCGGAGCGGGCTGACCGAGCTGCGGGAGTCGATCACCCGGTACTTCGTGGACCGGGCGCCGGTGCTCAAGTCCCGGGCTGCGTTGCTGGCGCTGGAGTCGCTGCTGCTGTCCGAACCTCGGCCGGGCGCGAAGGAGTTGCTGGCCCGACTGGAGCAGGTGCTGACCGGCGCGCACGAGTTTCGGGAGTTGCGACTGTCGGCCGCGCTGCTCGGCGGCCAGGTCCGGTTCGATCCGGAGCTGACCGCCGAGGCGAATCGGCTGATCGGGGCGGACGGCACCAGCGTGGCGGCCCGGCTGGGTGTCGAGCACGACGCCGGGGTGGACGAGTTGTGGGCCCGTGGTTCGGCGGCGGTACGCGACTGGCAGGAACTGGCCGAGGATCCGGTACGCGGTCTCGACCAGCGCCGGGCGGCCCGGGTCGTGGTCCGCAGCTGCGAGGGCATGCTCGCCGACCTCTCCTGATCCGGGCGTACGGACTCAGTCGTGCGGGTGGCCCGCCCCGCCGCAGGGAAGAGCGGCGGGACAGGCCACCCGCCGATCAGGTTTCGTCGGTCGCGTCGTACTCGGCGGGAACCTTGTACGCACCGGCCCGGCGGGCGCCGGCGGTGACCGTCGGGTCCGGCGGGCGCCGGAGGTGGTGCTCGGTGACGGCCTGGTACGCGGCGACGACCGCGAGCAGCCGCTCCTCGCCGAACGGCGGCGCGCCGAGGGTCGTGCCCCGGGGTACGGTCAGCCCGGTCGTGCCGTCCACCCCGGTCCCGTACGGGAAGGCGATCAGCGGCAGGCCGATCCCATCGAAGACGGTGCCGGTGAGGAACACGTCGCACCTGTCGAAGATGCCGGTGAGCACCAGGTGCAGGAACTGGTAGCGGGCCTGGAGCATCTTCATGTAGTTGTCGGAGCTGCGGAACATCCCGTTGAGGAAGCCCGGCAGCCGGTCGGCGAAGAGGCTGACGTCCCGGCGTAGCTGTGGCAGGAACATGTTGGTGGCCTCGCCAGCGGTGCTGGAGAGCCCGGAAAGCAGGTCCCAGTCGGCCGGGTAGGGCAGCTCGCTGACCCGACAGCCGACCGAGGTGAGGGTCTGCAACAGTTGCTGCCGCAGCGCCAGGGTCTCCGGGTTCGACCCGTCGAGGAAGTCCGGCGGGTAGCCGACGGTGGTCGCCCAGCGCACCTTCGGCCGCCCCCTGTACCGGTGGACGGTGGCCGCCTTGACCAGGTTCGGCACCGGCGGCATCCCGAGGGTACGCGGATCGTTACGGTCCGGTCCGGCGAATGACTGCAACATGATGGCGGCATCCATCGCGTCCCGGGCCAGCGGGCCGGGATGATCCCGGGTGAAGGTCAGCGGGATGATGCCGTACAGCGAGGCCCGACCGAAGGTCGGCTTCAGTCCGGTGAGGTTCTGCGCGGTCGACGGGCTGGTGATCGAGCCACCGGTCTGGGTGCCGGTGCCGGAGGTGGCGAGCCGACCGGCGACGGCGGTGGCGGTGCCGCCGCTGGACCCGCTCGGGCTGTACCGGATGTCGTCGGGGGTCCAGGCGTTCACCGTGGTCGCCGTGCCGTCGGGGAGCCGGGCCCGGCCGGAGGCGAGTGGGCCCATCGCCGCCTTGCCCATCATGATCGTGCCGGCGGCCCGAAGTCGGGCGTGCACGGTCGAGTCGTACTCGGGGACGAAGCCGGCATAGACCGGGGACATTCCGGTGGTCGGAATGTCCTTGGTGTAGAAGTTGTCCTTCTCCGCCGTGACGATGCCGGCCAGCGGCGTCGACCTCGACGTGATCTTCACCCGGCGGGCCGAGGCGAGCAGTTCCGCGTTGCCGGGGCGCCACAGGTATGCCTGGTAGACGCTGTCGTACCGGTCCAGCCGGTCCAGATAGGACTCCATCAGCTCGACCGGGTCGAGCAGCCGGCGCCGGAACGCCGCAGCGGCCTCGCTGATGGTCAGCTCGGTCGGGTCGAGCAGCGCGGCCCGACGGATCGTCGGCGCGTACGCCGTCTCCCAGACACTGCCGGCGGACCCGCCGCCGCCGTGCGCGAGCACGGGCGCGGCGAGGGCCCCGGCGCCGAGGGCGCCGCCGGCTCCGGCCGCGGCCCACACCCCGGCCATCCGGGACAGGAACCAGCGCCGGTCGACGGTCAGATCCTGGGGTACGGCCTCGGCGTCGTCGCCAGCCGTGCTGGACGTGACCGGAGTGGTGGGTGTGATCGGAGTCGTCGTCACGGCTGGTACGCCCCCGTCCAGATCGACATCGGAGCGGGGTAGAGGACTGCGGCATGCGCCTGCTGGTCGGGGACGTAGTCGGCGTAGCTGACTTCCTGCCGGATGGTGCTCCGGGCGTTGGTCATCACCCGCGCCTGGTCCATCGGTGCGCTCGGATCGTTCTCGGGCAGGGTGGACAGGTCGATGCCGATGAGGGCGAACCGGGTCCTGATGTAGACGTCCAGTTCCGCGTCGGTGGGGGGCGGTGGAATCGCCATGCCATTCCTTCCTCGCTCAGGAACAGTGCGAGGAGTCAAGGCGCCGATTGTTTCGGCGCCACGCGTCACCGGTTGCGGCATGGTCAACAACTGTTTCCGGCCGAGGACGCGGGTGAGACGCGGGCAGTCAGGGATCCGGCGGTATCCAATCGAGAAACCGCACTGCCAGGTCAGCCGGGTCGATCCGTGGCTGGTCCGCCACGGCGACCGCGAGCCGGCTGGACAGGAAGTCTCGCAGCCCTCGTGGATCGCCCCGGTAGCAGACCAGCAACGCCAGCCGCGCGGGTTGGCATGGCCACGCCGCGCCGCATTCGCGGCACAGGAACAGCGGCCTGGTGTGGGTGTGCGCCCGGAACCTCTCGAATGGCCGGCGCATCACGAGCCGGCCGGTCTGGATTGGTCGGGCACGATGTGGCTCAGCCCTGGACGCGCTTGACATGCCGTGCCCGGTCACCCTGCGCGGGCGTCGATCGCCCCGGCCGCTCCGCGAGATGCCCTGTGGTGCACTGGTTCGTCGCCCGCCTGCGGGCTGGCGGGGGTAGGGCGTCCGGGCCCACGATCGAGGGTGCCGACGTACGGACGACCGCCCGGTAGGTCGCGCGGTCGAGCGGGGGCACAACGGGCTCGTACGGCCTCGGAACCAGCTCCACCGAGTCGGGGCAGCGCCAGCGGTACCCACAGCGGCAGCGCAGCCACAGGCGGCGCCAGTCCCGGCGGTGATGTGGGCGGATGCGTCGTCGCGGTCTCATGTTTCCTCCCGTCGCCGGAATGGGGCGGGGGCGGGGCCCAGATCTGACCAAGGACCCGGCACCACCCCCGCCGCAACACCCGTCCGTCCTTCAGATGCCTTGCCGTGGCGGGATCCGAGCGGGTGTGCTGAAGCGATCCTGCATTCCGTGATGGAACAATCACACCGCGCTCCGCTATGGTTTGGCTACGTTCAGTACGTTCCGGTGGGGAGGCGGAATGAACCACGCCCTGCAAGTCGCCATGGTCGAGGCGGGCGAGACGGCCGAATCACTCGCGGGCCAGATAGGCGTAGACCCGAAGACGGCGGCCCGCTGGGTAACCCCCGGACGGATTCCGCAGACGCGGCATCGTGCCCAGGTCGCGGCGGCCGTCGGACGGGACGTAGGGGACCTTTGGCCGGACGTTCTGCGACGTCGCGAACCGATCTGGCTGCGCGAGTGGATCGAATTCGAGCGCGAGGCGCGGTTGCTCCGGTGGTTCGAGCCGGCGTTGGTGCCGGGACTGCTCCAGACCGAGGCGTACGCGCGGGCTGTCCTCGGTTGGGGCGGGCTGTTCAACGCCGACGAGGTGGAGCAGCGTACGCGGTCGCGGATGGAGCGGCAGGCGATCCTGTCCGGGGCGAAGCCGCCACAGTTCTTCGCCATGGTTGACGAGGCCGTTCTCCGTCGCTGTGTCGGCGGGCCGGCGGTCATGGTCGAGCAGTGCGCGCATCTCGTCCGGCTCGCCGAACGGCCGCACGTGAACATCCAGTCGGTGCCGGCCAGCGCCGGGGGACATGTTGGTCTCGCCGGGGGATTCATCCTGGCGAAGGGGCCGAACGGCGAGGCCGCGCACCTTGACGATCGGCTCCGCGCGCACGTCGTCAGCCAGCAGGAAGACATTGATAACCTGGGTGAGGCGTGGGAAGCCATCCGGGCCGTAGCCCTGCCCACGGAACAGACCCTCAGCCTGATCAAGGAAGTGGCAGCGACATGGCAGACCTGACCGGCGCGATCTGGCGGAAGTCGACCCGCAGCAGTAACGGCGGGTCGACCTGCGTGGAAGTGGCGAAGAACCTTCCTGGCGTCGTGGGCGTACGGGACAGCAAGGATCGGCAGGGGCCGGCGTTGACGTTCGGTCCGTCTGCCTGGCGCACCTTCGTCGCCGAGGTTGCCCGGCGCCCCTAGCGGGCGGGCTCTGTCACGGACGGCGGAGACGCGTGGTGTGATGGCGCGGTGAGCAGCGCCGCCGAGGAGACCAACCGCCGGATGCTCCGGGCCCGGGACGCGATGGACCGGGCCTACGCGCAGCCGCTGGACGTTCCGACCCTGGCCCGGATCGCCCACGTGTCGGAGGCGCACTTCACCCGTACCTTCCGGGCCACGTTCGGCGAGACGCCGCACCGCTACCTCCAGCGCCGCCGGGTCGAGCGGGCGATGTTCCTGCTGCGGGAGACGGACCGGAGTGTGACCGACATCTGCTTCCAGGTCGGCTTCGGCAGCCTGGGCACCTTCAGTCGTACGTTCCGCGGCATCATCGGCCGGTCCCCGAGGACGTACCGGAAGGAAGCGGTGGCTGCGGACGTACCGACGTGCTTCACGATGGCCTGGCTGCGGCCGAGCGCCTGACCTGCCGGTACCGTCCGACGGCTGAGCGGTTTTGGATAAGTTTCCGGCCGGCTCGCCCCGTAGCGTCATGGACATGCTCAACGCCATCACGCACTCGCAGATATACGTCCTCGACCAGGACGAGGCCCTCGACTTCTACGTCGGCAAGCTTGGTCTGGAAGTCAACGCCGACGTCGATATGGGCTTTATGCGCTGGCTGACCGTCAACGTCCCCGGTCACCCGGAGCGTCAGATCCTGCTGGAGAAGCCGGGCGGTCCGGCGATGTCCGAGGAGACGGCGCGGCAGGTCCGGGAGCTGGTGACCAAGGGCGCGATGGGCGGCCACCTCATCTTCAGCACCGACGACTGCCGCAAGACGTACGAGACGCTCTTGGCCTTGGGCGTCGAGTTCACCGAGGAGCCCACCGAGCGCCCGTACGGGATCGACTGCGGCCTTCGTGACCCCTTCGGCAACAGCATCCGCTTCACCCAGCCGAAGGCGCAGTAGTCCGGATCTCGCACTCGGTCCGGGCCTTCGTCAGTCGGTAGGTGCGCAACGCGCTGGCCCGGGCCGGAGTCGACCCGGGCCAGCGCGGCAGATACGACCGCGACGCTGGTTACATCCGGTTCGGGGCGGCGATACCGAGCAGGTACAGGCCCTGCCGGAGGACCCGGGCGGTGAGGTCGCAGAGCGCGAGCCGGCTGTCCCGTACCTCGGCCTCGGCGCGCAGCACCGGACAGTGCTCGAAGAAGCCGTTGAAGGCGACCGCGACCGCGTGCAGGTGCCCGGCCAGCCGGTGGAACTCCAGGGTCTGCTCCACGGTACCGATGACCGCGCCGAAGTCGAGCAGTTCGATGGCGAGGGCCCGTTCGGCCGGCTCGGTGACCGAGATCGGGCCGCCGCTGGTTGGTGCACCGCTGGTCGTACCGCTGCCGCCGAGCTGCGTACTGCCCGCGCGCCGGAAGATGGACTGGATCCGGGCGTGCGCGTACTGGAGGTACGGGGCGGTGTTGCCGTTGAGCGCGAGCATCCGGTCCCAGTCGAAGACGTAGTCCCTGGTCCGGTCGTTGGAGAGGTCGGCGTACTTGACCGCACCGATCCCGACGGCCCGAGCGACCTCGGCGACCGTTGCCGGGTCCAGGTCGGGATTCTTCTGTCGGGCGAGGTCGCCGGCCCGGGTCACCGCCTCGTCGAGCAGGTTGACGAGTTTGACGGAGTCACCGGCCCGGCTGGCCAGCATCTTGCCGTTCGCGCCGAGCACCGAGCCGAAGCCGACGAACTCGGCCCGAGCCGGTGGCCGCAACCAGCCGGCCTGCCGGGCAACCGCGTACACCATCTCGAAGTGCTGCCGCTGGGGCAGGCCGACGACGTAGAGCAGCCGGGTGGCGCCGAGGTCCCGGAGCCGGTACCGGATCGCGGCGAGGTCGGTGGCGGGATAGCCGTACCCGCCGTCGCGCTTGCGGACGATGAGCGGCAGCGGCTCGCCGTC
The nucleotide sequence above comes from Plantactinospora soyae. Encoded proteins:
- a CDS encoding DUF397 domain-containing protein — its product is MADLTGAIWRKSTRSSNGGSTCVEVAKNLPGVVGVRDSKDRQGPALTFGPSAWRTFVAEVARRP
- a CDS encoding GTPase family protein, producing the protein MSRANGLDESTWDLLHEALELYRDHPRAVDQLNRQLGRFSEPLRIAVAGPWRSGKSTLLNAIMGEEVAPVEVADGRQVFTWYEDGPAPRVTAYPATGSPRDLAVSRSGGGIRVDLGGGRWDQVDDIVVQWPARALRHAILIDTPAVTPGIDDVLAGGDDEHSGDGRSGERRLALGAGPAANAIAGLPGGGGAGLSDGGSATIDRIVREADAVLYLSRDGRGDDLRLLQTALPGTVARAAPVNVLLVLSRVDELAGGRVDALLTARQLARRHRRDPRINSQCLSVVALGGLVALAGRMLSEPEFAALAVLAGLERAETDRVLLSTDRFTAADFPVPLDVETRRGLLDRLGIFGVRLSTTLIRTGCDSRGKLAAELVRRSGLTELRESITRYFVDRAPVLKSRAALLALESLLLSEPRPGAKELLARLEQVLTGAHEFRELRLSAALLGGQVRFDPELTAEANRLIGADGTSVAARLGVEHDAGVDELWARGSAAVRDWQELAEDPVRGLDQRRAARVVVRSCEGMLADLS
- a CDS encoding helix-turn-helix domain-containing protein, which codes for MSSAAEETNRRMLRARDAMDRAYAQPLDVPTLARIAHVSEAHFTRTFRATFGETPHRYLQRRRVERAMFLLRETDRSVTDICFQVGFGSLGTFSRTFRGIIGRSPRTYRKEAVAADVPTCFTMAWLRPSA
- a CDS encoding amidase, producing MTTTPITPTTPVTSSTAGDDAEAVPQDLTVDRRWFLSRMAGVWAAAGAGGALGAGALAAPVLAHGGGGSAGSVWETAYAPTIRRAALLDPTELTISEAAAAFRRRLLDPVELMESYLDRLDRYDSVYQAYLWRPGNAELLASARRVKITSRSTPLAGIVTAEKDNFYTKDIPTTGMSPVYAGFVPEYDSTVHARLRAAGTIMMGKAAMGPLASGRARLPDGTATTVNAWTPDDIRYSPSGSSGGTATAVAGRLATSGTGTQTGGSITSPSTAQNLTGLKPTFGRASLYGIIPLTFTRDHPGPLARDAMDAAIMLQSFAGPDRNDPRTLGMPPVPNLVKAATVHRYRGRPKVRWATTVGYPPDFLDGSNPETLALRQQLLQTLTSVGCRVSELPYPADWDLLSGLSSTAGEATNMFLPQLRRDVSLFADRLPGFLNGMFRSSDNYMKMLQARYQFLHLVLTGIFDRCDVFLTGTVFDGIGLPLIAFPYGTGVDGTTGLTVPRGTTLGAPPFGEERLLAVVAAYQAVTEHHLRRPPDPTVTAGARRAGAYKVPAEYDATDET
- a CDS encoding VOC family protein translates to MLNAITHSQIYVLDQDEALDFYVGKLGLEVNADVDMGFMRWLTVNVPGHPERQILLEKPGGPAMSEETARQVRELVTKGAMGGHLIFSTDDCRKTYETLLALGVEFTEEPTERPYGIDCGLRDPFGNSIRFTQPKAQ
- a CDS encoding DUF5753 domain-containing protein — its product is MNHALQVAMVEAGETAESLAGQIGVDPKTAARWVTPGRIPQTRHRAQVAAAVGRDVGDLWPDVLRRREPIWLREWIEFEREARLLRWFEPALVPGLLQTEAYARAVLGWGGLFNADEVEQRTRSRMERQAILSGAKPPQFFAMVDEAVLRRCVGGPAVMVEQCAHLVRLAERPHVNIQSVPASAGGHVGLAGGFILAKGPNGEAAHLDDRLRAHVVSQQEDIDNLGEAWEAIRAVALPTEQTLSLIKEVAATWQT